From the genome of Carassius gibelio isolate Cgi1373 ecotype wild population from Czech Republic chromosome B10, carGib1.2-hapl.c, whole genome shotgun sequence, one region includes:
- the myo18aa gene encoding unconventional myosin-XVIIIa isoform X4 — protein sequence MAFSSRFSFWEKKVKDENVPGAKSSNSDGENSMSQSQTAVSGSTERYRGEPSTALNPDRPLTLDQRSSDSMNGRHGSVEPDPLTRRGLNLAHKAGSEEKPSTATSVPKTSRPLQAGSSVDGDALSVGLTSLMGRARTKEHRSRLRAAEHKETQEESKERIGESETPSEEPQPSTLATSPPPRLDPLAPPVGFLPSKPNPLTPPAGFLPVTKPDPLAPPAGFIPAPKPNPSAQLTPKPDPLAPPVGFVPTPKRDPFAPVAGFIPKPKVDPLAPPAGFIPVTRSIAVRKPEVKEVSKPSAAPAGKLPSQVSTIANQQAKAAEDPVAILQAAHEAASLTKVKTEEQLAAEKAWYNTEKVWLVHKDGFSLATQLKTEMGSLPEGKVKIRLEHDGTVLEVDEDDVEKANPLSYDRVEDLSSLLYLNESSILHSLRQRYGGNLIHTYAGPNLLVVNPLNTPALYSEKVMQMFKGCRREETAPHIFAIAQSAYHQLLTTRQDQTIVLLGKSGSGKTTNCQHLLQYLVTIAAGSGKVYSAEKWQAVYTVLEAFGNCTTAMNVNASRFSHIVSLDFDQAGQVASASVQTMLLEKFRVTRRPEADTSFNVFYYLMAGADAALKTELHFNHFAGNSAFGLLPHSKPEDKQRAAQQFTKLQAAMKVLGISAEEQKTVWLILGAIYHLGAAGATKAGRKQFARHEWAQKAAYLLGCTLEELSSGIFKTQGKGTLPRSSSVRQSTDDTDSSVSKATAAECLEFMASGLYSELFTLIISLINRALKSSQHSLCSLLIVDTPGFQNPRQVKNQRGATFEELCHNYAQERLQTLFQERTFVRELERYKEENIEITLDDLEPSPSRSVAVVDQSSSQTLVRTLSRTDEARGLFWLMEEEVVQPGGSEDTLLQRLFSYYGPAEGESTGHTVVLKSENTHHFLLGHSHGTDWVEYDTHGWLNLARLNPTPQNAANLLQNSQKKSISGMFVGRSSSVAVLSGSIAGLEGVSQLAMRRATGMRKTFTTGMAAVKKKSLCLQIKLQVDALLDTVRRSRVHFVHCLLPRAEVMRATGSPEESCDPGLMQIDVALLRAQIRGFKLLDSLRIYRQGYPDHMVFSEFRRRFDVLAPHLTKKLGRNYIVKDEKRAVEELLESLELEKSSYHMGLSRVFFRAGTVAKLEGQRDEHTRQNITLFQAACRGFLSRQAFKKRKIQDLAIRCVQKNIKKNRGVKDWPWWKLFTTVRPLVEVQLTEEQIRGKDEEIMHLKLKLEKVEKERNELRLTSDRLESRITELTAELSDERNTAESTSQLLETETSERLRLEKDMKDMQVKFDDVKKQMESMEMEIMETRLLQASEFNGEMDNDGDDSGGEWRLKYERAIRDTEFTKKKLQQEMDDKVETEQQNKRHLERKLTDLQADHEESQRSVQQLKKKCQRLAAELQDTKLHLENQEGRNHELERKQRKFDVEKNQFHEELQKERNQREKLGRERDMLTGELFTIRQQLQEKDTELCTVSLKIEQLESELQDLSSQESKEEASLAKVKKQLRDLEAKVKDQEEELDEQAGTIQMLEQAKLRLEMEMERLKQTHSKELDSKDDDVEDIRLSCSKKLKQMEVQLEEEYEDKQRVLREKRDLESKLMMAQEQKVGQKDVETEKRLRKDLKRTKVLLADAQMMLDHLKSNVPSKREIVALKNKLEESEFACAAAVKARKSMELEIEDLHIQMDDITKAKMALEEQISRLQREKNDLQSRFEEDQEDMNELMKKHKAAVAQSTRDLAQISDLQAQVEEAMKEKQEIQDKLHSLQSQLEFQEQSMVEKSLVSRQEAKIRELETKLEYERTQTKRLESLVTRLKENLEKMTEERDQRIGSENREKDQNKRMQRQIRDIKEEMTELSKKEAEASRKKHELEMDIESLEAANQSLQADLKLAFKRIGDLQAAMEDEMETDDDDDLINSLQDTVTKYQKRKNKTGDESDMDSEVEDRVDGVKSLLSKSKGSAKTLSDEGPQKTTRYTNAANADVKDIKEGKEGKEGKEEVKKDSDESRSVSVMSSLSYRKRSHQKDWNGGAGDDSSLFSALREQPDMPDRLSLRKAKSKSTDRPQTGDDLDDRGSVISQAYSEAASRARKGLDRRWTKSSPEFDKESMVSSLAPSRASTRRGIDQDDDAQSGVSSFSLRRSTSWMDDSRSDYGPTSTSMSRRSRSRSPGSTSVGSRISLARSTRLSEFGVRLNNDGVDDDDDVDSVSVAAYSPRSVGRSLSTPAQLRSSENPLDTSDVKPVSHRNYLDPELEKAINEVLSFKPIKFKRRSLEDSGEEEEGGGDPGEEEDRKSVKSLLQDKDDEGLGLSGSSMRRSTSGSAVDSGRSGSSMSSFSSKSSKKKNKKKSRRSESDSSSNEGHTRRHSRQKEKRRSKSSRKKESGSSKSESDSESSSSSSASTVSYRSSNSVKRNPGQKDSDGGQESPDEERPPSKKEIKKQKKKVDNLVMKYLYKPDSD from the exons ATGGCCTTCTCATCTCGTTTCTCATTTTGGGAAAAAAAGG TGAAAGATGAAAATGTCCCGGGTGCAAAAAGTTCGAAT TCGGATGGTGAAAACAGTATGAGTCAGTCTCAGACAGCAGTAAGTGGCTCAACCGAGCGATACCGGGGTGAACCATCAACAGCGTTGAATCCAGATCGGCCACTGACTCTAGACCAGAGAAGCAGCGACTCCATGAACGGAAGACATGGCAGCGTTGAGCCTGACCCATTGACGAGGAGAGGACTGAACCTGGCTCACAAAGCAGGGTCAGAGGAAAAGCCTTCGACAGCCACTTCAGTCCCCAAAACAAGCCGTCCACTGCAAGCTGGCAGCTCTGTGGATGGAGATGCCCTCTCTGTTGGGTTGACCAGCCTAATGGGCCGTGCAAGGACTAAAGAGCATCGCTCTCGCTTGAGAGCTGCAGAACACAAAGAAACTCAAGAGGAAAGCAAAGAAAGGATTGGTGAAAGCGAGACCCCCTCAGAAGAACCCCAGCCATCCACCCTTGCAACCAGTCCACCTCCTAGACTTGACCCTCTTGCCCCTCCGGTTGGCTTTTTACCTTCCAAGCCAAATCCTCTTACCCCTCCTGCTGGATTCCTTCCAGTCACCAAGCCTGATCCATTGGCTCCACCTGCTGGTTTCATTCCAGCTCCTAAACCAAATCCTTCTGCTCAACTTACACCCAAACCTGATCCTCTGGCACCGCCGGTGGGATTCGTTCCCACCCCAAAGCGAGACCCTTTTGCTCCGGTGGCAGGATTTATCCCCAAGCCTAAAGTTGACCCATTAGCACCCCCTGCAGGCTTTATTCCTGTAACACGGTCCATTGCTGTACGAAAGCCAGAG GTGAAGGAGGTTTCAAAACCTTCTGCTGCTCCTGCTGGAAAACTTCCATCCCAGGTTTCCACTATCGCCAACCAACAG GCCAAGGCAGCTGAAGATCCTGTGGCTATCCTGCAGGCTGCACATGAAGCTGCCAGTCTGACTAAG GTGAAGACGGAGGAGCAGCTTGCTGCAGAGAAGGCCTGGTATAACACTGAGAAAGTCTGGCTTGTCCATAAAGATGGCTTCTCTTTGG CTACACAGCTCAAGACAGAGATGGGTTCTCTCCCAGAGGGGAAAGTGAAGATCAGATTGGAGCACGATGGGACAGTACTGGAAGTGGACGAGGATGATGTGGAGAAG GCAAATCCTCTATCATATGATCGGGTGGAGgatctctcctctcttctgtaCCTCAACGAGTCCAGCATCCTTCACAGCCTTCGTCAGCGCTATGGTGGAAACCTCATTCACACCTACGCTGGGCCAAATCTTCTGGTGGTCAATCCTCTCAACACCCCTGCCTTGTACTCAGAGAAG GTGATGCAGATGTTTAAGGGCTGCCGGAGGGAGGAAACAGCTCCTCACATTTTCGCTATTGCTCAGTCGGCATATCATCAGCTGCTGACCACACGTCAGGATCAGACCATCGTGCTTCTGGGCAAGAGTGGCAGCGGAAAGACCACTAACTGCCAGCACCTGCTACAGTACCTGGTCACCATCGCAGCCGGCAGTGGAAAGGTGTACTCAG CTGAGAAATGGCAGGCGGTCTACACGGTTCTGGAGGCGTTCGGGAACTGCACCACAGCTATGAATGTGAACGCCAGTCGCTTCTCACACATCGTCTCTCTTGACTTCGACCAGGCAGGACAGGTGGCCTCTGCCTCTGTTCAG ACCATGTTGTTGGAGAAGTTCAGAGTGACCAGACGACCAGAAGCAGATACAAGCTTCAATGTGTTTTACTATCTGATGGCTGGAGCGGATGCAGCTCTAAA GACTGAACTTCATTTTAATCACTTTGCTGGCAACAGCGCATTCGGGCTCCTCCCTCACTCGAAG CCCGAGGACAAGCAGAGAGCCGCTCAGCAGTTCACTAAGCTACAGGCAGCCATGAAGGTCCTGGGCATCTCTGCTGAAGAACAGAAAACCGTGTGGCTGATCTTAGGGGCCATATACCACCTCGGTGCCGCTGGGGCCACCAAAG CGGGCCGAAAGCAGTTTGCCAGGCACGAGTGGGCACAAAAAGCAGCGTATCTCCTGGGCTGCACACTGGAAGAGCTGTCTTCTGGCATCTTTAAAACGCAAGGCAAGGGCACACTTCCACGCTCCTCAAGTGTCCGGCAGAGTACGGATGATACGGATAGCTCAG tgtctaAAGCAACAGCAGCTGAGTGTTTGGAGTTCATGGCGTCTGGTTTATACTCTGAGCTTTTCACACTCATTATCTCTCTCATTAACAG AGCGCTGAAGTCCAGTCAGCATTCTCTCTGTTCTCTGCTGATTGTGGACACACCAGGGTTCCAGAACCCTCGTCAGGTGAAGAACCAGCGCGGCGCCACGTTTGAGGAGCTCTGCCATAATTACGCTCAGGAACGTCTGCAGACCCTGTTCCAGGAGCGAACATTCGTACGGGAACTGGAGCGTTATAAAGAG GAGAACATTGAGATCACATTGGATGACTTGGAGCCCAGCCCTTCTCGCTCGGTAGCTGTGGTTGATCAGTCCTCCAGTCAGACCCTG GTACGTACTCTGTCCCGGACAGATGAGGCCAGAGGTCTGTTCTGGCTGATGGAGGAGGAGGTTGTGCAGCCGGGAGGGTCCGAGGACACACTCCTGCAGCGACTCTTCAGTTACTATGGCCCTGCAGAGGGAGAGAGCACAG gtcACACAGTGGTGCTAAAAAGTGAAAACacacatcacttcctgttggGCCACAGTCACGGGACAGACTGGGTGGAATATGACACACATGGATGGCTGAACCTAGCCAGGCTAAATCCCACCCCCCAGAATGCAGCCAATCTGCTGCAGAACTCCCAGAA GAAGAGCATCAGCGGGATGTTTGTGGGCCGCTCCAGCAGTGTTGCGGTTCTGAGCGGTTCCATCGCTGGACTGGAGGGTGTCTCTCAGCTCGCCATGCGTCGGGCCACTGGTATGAGGAAGACCTTCACCACAGGCATGGCAGCCGTCAAAAAGAAGTCCCTCTGTCTTCAGATTAAACTCCAAGTG GATGCACTGTTGGACACGGTGCGCAGATCCAGGGTTCACTTTGTCCACTGTCTATTACCCCGAGCGGAGGTTATGAGGGCAACAGGGTCCCCAGAGGAGAGCTGTGACCCTGGACTCATGCAGATAGATGTGGCTTTGCTCAGGGCCCAAATCCGTGGCTTCAAGTTGCTGGACAGCTTGAGGATTTACAGACAAG GTTACCCTGACCACATGGTCTTCTCTGAGTTCAGAAGACGCTTTGACGTTTTGGCCCCTCATCTGACCAAGAAACTGGGCCGGAACTACATCGTGAAGGACGAGAAACGA GCAGTAGAGGAGCTTTTGGAGTCTTTGGAACTGGAGAAGAGCAGCTATCACATGGGCCTCAGCAGg gTGTTCTTCAGGGCTGGAACGGTGGCTAAACTAGAGGGACAGAGGGATGAACACACCAGACAGAACATCACGCTGTTCCAGGCCGCCTGCAGGGGCTTTTTGTCTCGACAGGCCTTCAAAAAGAGAAAG atcCAGGATTTGGCCATCCGTTGTGTCCAGAAGAACATTAAGAAGAATCGGGGTGTGAAGGACTGGCCCTGGTGGAAGCTCTTCACCACAGTACGACCTCTAGTAGAGGTTCAGCTCACCGAAGAACAGATTCGTGGAAAAGAC GAGGAGATCATGCATCTGAAGTTGAAGCTGGAGAAGGTGGAGAAGGAAAGAAATGAGCTACGGCTGACCTCGGATCGTCTGGAGAGCAGA ATCACAGAGCTGACGGCAGAGCTTTCTGATGAGAGAAACACTGCGGAGTCGACGTCCCAGCTGCTGGAGACAGAAACAAGCGAGAGATTGCGTTTGGAGAAGGACATGAAGGACATGCAG GTGAAGTTTGACGATGTGAAGAAACAGATGGAGTCCATGGAGATGGAGATCATGGAGACCAGACTCCTCCAAGCATCAGAATTCAATGGCGAGATGGACAATGATGGCGATGATtctg GAGGTGAATGGAGACTGAAATATGAACGCGCCATCAGAGACACAGAATTCACAAAGAAAAAACTCCAGCAGGAGATGGATGACAAGGTGgagacagaacaacagaacaaGAGACACTTGGAGAGAAAA TTAACGGACTTGCAGGCTGACCACGAGGAGTCCCAGCGATCAGTCCAGCAGCTGAAGAAGAAATGTCAGCGGCTGGCAGCTGAGCTCCAAGACACCAAACTGCACTTGGAAAATCAAGAGGGACGCAACCATGAGCTGGAGAGAAAGCAGAGGAA GTTTGATGTGGAGAAGAACCAGTTTCACGAGGAACTACAGAAGGAGAGGAACCAGCGGGAGAAACTgggcagagagagagatatgCTAACTGGCGAGTTGTTTACAATCAGACAACAGCTACAG GAGAAGGACACAGAGCTGTGTACAGTCAGTCTGAAGATAGAACAGCTGGAATCCGAGCTGCAGGATCTCTCTTCTCAGGAATCCAAAGAAGAGGCATCACTAGCAAAGGTTAAGAAGCAACTGCGGGATCTGGAAGCAAAGGTCAAAGATCAAGAGGAGGAGCTTGATGAACAGGCTGGAACCATTCAGATGCTGGAACAG gCTAAACTCCGTTTGGAAATGGAGATGGAACGATTGAAACAAACGCACTCTAAAGAGCTGGACAGTAAAGATGACGATGTGGAGGACATCAGACTGTCCTGCAGTAAGAAG CTGAAGCAAATGGAAGTGCAGTTAGAAGAGGAATATGAAGATAAACAGAGAGTTCTGAGAGAAAAGAGAGACCTGGAGTCCAAACTGATGATGGCACAGGAACAG AAGGTTGGTCAGAAGGATGTAGAGACAGAGAAACGTCTCAGGAAGGATCTGAAGCGCACAAAAGTTCTTCTGGCTGACGCACAGATGATGCTGGACCACCTAAAGAGTAATGTGCCCAGCAAAAGAGAGATCGTCGCACTCAAAAATAAG TTGGAGGAGTCAGAGTTTGCCTGCGCAGCTGCAGTTAAAGCACGCAAGTCTATGGAGCTGGAAATTGAAGACCTTCATATACAGATGGACGATATCACCAAAGCAAAGATGGCT CTGGAGGAGCAGATAAGTCGTCTGCAGAGAGAGAAGAACGACCTGCAGTCTCGCTTTGAGGAGGATCAGGAGGACATGAATGAACTCATGAAGAAACACAAAGCTGCTGTGGCTCAG TCTACAAGAGATCTGGCACAAATCAGTGACCTACAGGCCCAGGTGGAGGAGGCCatgaaagaaaaacaagagaTCCAGGACaag cttcacTCCCTGCAGTCACAGCTTGAATTTCAGGAACAGTCTATGGTGGAGAAATCGCTGGTCAGCCGTCAGGAAGCCAAAATCCGTGAACTGGAGACCAAACTCGAATATGAGCGGACCCAGACCAAACGTCTGGAG TCTCTTGTCACAAGGCTGAAGGAAAACCTGGAGAAGATGACTGAGGAACGAGACCAGCGTATTGGCAGTGAAAACCGGGAGAAGGATCAGAACAAGCGCATGCAACGGCAGATCCGAGACATAAAGGAAGAGATGACTGAACTGTCTAAGAAAGAGGCAGAAGCCAGTCGCAAAAAACACGAGCTG GAAATGGATATTGAAAGTCTGgaagcagccaatcagagcttaCAAGCAGATTTGAAGTTGGCCTTTAAGCGGATTGGGGACCTGCAGGCTGCTATGGAGGATGAAATGGAGacggatgatgatgatgacctcATCAACAG TTTACAGGACACGGTGACAAAGTAtcagaaaagaaagaacaaaac TGGCGATGAATCGGATATGGACTCTGAGGTGGAGGACCGCGTAGATGGGGTGAAGTCATTGCTCTCCAAGAGTAAAGGATCTGCCAAGACACTCTCGGATGAGGGTCCCCAGAAGACCACCAG ATACACCAATGCTGCTAATGCAGATGTGAAAGATATAAAAGAAGGGAAAGAGGGAAAAGAGGGGAAGGAGGAAGTAAAAAAAGATTCAGACGAGAGCCGTTCAGTGTCTGTGATGAGCTCGCTCAGCTACAGGAAACGTTCCCACCAGAAGGACTGGAACGGAGGAGCAGGGGATGACAGCTCCCTCTTCAGTGCCCTTCGGGAGCAGCCGGACATGCCTGATAGATTGTCGTTGCGCAAAGCTAAAAGCAAATCCACAGACAGGCCTCAGACTGGTGATGACCTGGATGACCGGGGTTCAGTGATATCCCAGGCTTACTCTGAGGCTGCCAGTAGGGCCAGGAAAGGTCTAGATCGTCGCTGGACCAAAAGCAGTCCAGAATTTGACAAAGAGTCTATGGTGTCCTCACTTGCCCCGAGCCGTGCTTCCACACGGCGTGGGATAGACCAAGATGATGATGCTCAGTCCGGTGTGAGCAGCTTCAGCTTGCGACGTAGTACTTCTTGGATGGATGACAGTCGCAGTGATTACGGGCCGACAAGTACCAGTATGAGTCGACGATCTAGAAGCCGAAGTCCTGGAAGCACCAGCGTCGGCTCACGAATTTCCCTGGCCCGCAGCACCCGACTTAGCGAGTTTGGAGTTCGTTTGAATAATGatggtgttgatgatgatgacgatgttGACTCTGTGAGTGTGGCCGCATACAGTCCACGCTCAGTGGGCCGTAGTCTCTCTACTCCCGCCCAGCTACGCTCTTCTGAGAACCCACTGGACACCTCTGACGTTAAACCTGTGAGCCACCGCAACTACCTTGACCCAGAGCTCGAGAAAGCCATCAATGAAGTCCTGAGCTTCAAGCCAATTAAATTCAAACGCCGCAGCTTAGAAGACTCAGGTGAAGAAGAGGAGGGAGGTGGTGATCCAGGAGAGGAAGAAGATAGGAAGAGCGTCAAGAGTTTGTTGCAAGACAAGGACGATGAAGGTCTGGGCCTTAGCGGGTCCAGTATGAGACGCTCCACTTCAGGTTCTGCTGTAGATTCTGGACGTTCTGGAAGCTCAATGAGTTCCTTCAGCTCCAAGAGCAGCaaaaagaagaacaagaagaagaGCAGGCGCTCTGAGTCTGACAGCTCCTCCAACGAGGGTCATACTCGGCGGCATTCCAGACAAAAAGAAAAGAGACGATCCAAAAGCTCAAGAAAGAAAGAATCTGGATCGTCCAAGTCTGAAtctgactctgaatcatcatctTCAAGCTCTGCATCAACAGTTTCATACCGCAGCTCAAACAGCGTGAAGAGAAACCCAGGACAGAAAGACTCAGATGGGGGTCAGGAAAGTCCTGATGAAGAACGACCCCcaagcaaaaaagaaataaagaaacagaAGAAGAAAGTGGATAATCTGGTTATGAAGTATCTCTATAAGCCTGACAGTGATTAA